Proteins encoded within one genomic window of Camarhynchus parvulus chromosome 14, STF_HiC, whole genome shotgun sequence:
- the BRI3 gene encoding LOW QUALITY PROTEIN: brain protein I3 (The sequence of the model RefSeq protein was modified relative to this genomic sequence to represent the inferred CDS: inserted 2 bases in 2 codons): MDSKPLLQERPPXYSPAAPGAPGYDYGHGNYGAIPAPQPGFXPPPPYSYPGAAAAPGYAVPPPTSQPNYSSTYTIIQQPATTTSVVVVGGCPACRVGVLEDTFTCLGVLCAIVFFPIGILFCLALRQRRCPNCGAAFG, translated from the exons ATGGACAGCAAACCGCTGCTGCAGGAGCGGCCCC CCTACAGCCCCGCCGCGCCGGGCGCGCCGGGCTACGACTACGGGCACGGCAACTACGGAGCCATCCCCGCCCCGCAGCCCGGCT AGCCGCCCCCGCCGTACTCCTACCCgggcgccgcggccgccccAG ggTATGCTGTTCCTCCACCGACATCACAGCCAAACTATTCGAGCACGTACACCATCATCCAGCAGCCTGCCACCACCACTTCTGTAGTAGTAGTTGGTGGCTGTCCTGCCTGCAG GGTTGGCGTGTTGGAGGACACCTTCACCTGTCTTGGTGTTTTGTGTGCCATTGTATTCTTTCCAATTGGGATTCTGTTCTGCCTTGCACTGAGGCAGAGAAGATGCCCCAACTGTGGGGCAGCTTTTGGCTGA